Within Bdellovibrionales bacterium, the genomic segment ACCTCATCCCAAGCAAAAATCAACCTCAATGGGAGATTGGAGCGGACCTCCTCTCTATTGCAAGTGGACAGATCTCTGTTGGTTCTCGCCATATCTATTTTTCAGACAATTACTTTCGCCCGTTCTATAAAATCAGTCTTTCTCACATCTGGAAGGCCACTGAAAAACTCGCCAGTTTTGCTAATTGGAAAAACTATTTACTCAGAGCCGGGGTTGGTTTCGAGGATGTCATAAAAATACCTATGAGTGCCAGACTTGAGGTCGAGGCAGCCGTTGGATCGGAGGATTTCATTCTCATGTTTAGCTTCGGCTACAGTTGGGGCTGGTGATTTAAGATTCCATCTCCCCGAGAATGTTTTTGATTTCCTTTTTTAAATCCTCAATTTTCCCAGTGTTCTTGACAACATATTTCGACCGCAGAAGTTTCTGTTCAATCGGAATCTGAGCCTGCATTCGCTCACGAGCTTCTCTTTCAGAAAATCCATTGCGAATTATCATTCGCTCGAGTTGAACTCGACTCAGGAGCATAAATAAGCAGAACGGCATCAAATTCAGATTCTAGATTTTTCTCATACAGAAGCGGCACATCATAAAACGCAATACTCTTACCTTCCATCTCAAGTCGAGACTTTTCAAGAAAAGCCAAACTTTTCACTTTTGGATGAATGATTTGTTCCAATTGAACACGCTTCTTTTTGTCTGCAAAAACTGCCTGACCTAATTTTTTGCGATCCAAATCACCGCTGCTATCAAAAAAATCAGGTCCAAATACCGAAATAACTTCCCTATAGGCTGGGCCATTCTTCGCCACTACAAGTCGGGCAAGAGCATCCGCATCAACAACAGAGTGCCCCATCTCGCGGAGAATTTGTGCAACCGTCGATTTTCCGGAGGCTATGCCCCCTGTCAATCCAATCCATTTCATCAGTAATACCTTAGTATAGTTGCCACTTTATCATCAAGCATGCCTCTGAGCCAACCGATAATATAGTGACCGGGTGACCTCACTGAATGAGCCTCTCCATCGAAGGGAAATATGGATAGTGGAGAATAAGTCCTACGAAGTTTTCGGAAAGTACATCCTCCTCGAAAAGCTTGCTGCTGGCGGCATGGCCGAGGTGTTTCTTTCACGAGCTCCCGGGACGAGTGGTATTGGAAAATTTGTCGCCATAAAGCGAATTCTTCCCCAGTTTTACGATACTCAAGAATTTATTGATATGTTTAGAGATGAGGCAAAAATCGCCATTAACCTATCTCATAGCAATGTTGTCAGCATTTATGAATTTGGAGTTGAAAAGAATCAATTTTATCTTGTTATGGACTATGTGGAGGGACGAAACCTTCGCCAAATTCTTAACAAAATGAAAAAGTCCAACAGCACTTTTTCGATCGATCAGATTATTTATATCTGCAAAGAGGTAGCTGGCGGCTTGGATCATGCCCACCGTTGCCACGATGGAACGACCGGGAAGCCTCTCAACATCACTCACCGAGACATGAGCCCACAAAACATCATGATCAGTTATGAGGGAGAGGTAAAGATCGTTGATTTTGGTATCGCTAAAGCCGAAAGCCAACTGGAAACAACTCGAGCCGGTACACTCAAGGGAAAATTCGGCTACATGAGTCCAGAACAGGCCGAGGGACAGCCGGTTGATTTGCGAACTGATATTTTCTCATTGGGAACTTGTCTCTGGGAACTCTTGGCCAATGATCGATTATTTATCGCCAACAACGAAATCAATACCCTCCGAAAGATTCGCGAGTGTCAGATACCTAGCTTGCGCAAAATCAACCCAAATATTCATGCAGAATTGGAGAGAGTCGTTCAGAAAGCTCTGGCACGGGACCGCAATCTCCGGTATCAAACGGCTGCGGCTATGCACAGGGATCTCAGTCGCTATCTCAATCGCCAGTTTCCTGATTTTTCTCCCCACGATTTTTCAGTATTTGTTAAAACTCTCTTTTCAGATGAAATTATCGAAGCGCGGAAACATCTGATTGAATATTCGAAAGTGAGCTTTGATTCACTTGGCGTTCAAAGCGAGGAGCGTGAGAGTTCTGGTCAAAGAACAGTCACTGGACCTGGCCCGACTTCACAGTCCTCCGGCAGCGGCGCCAGACTGCAGAGTCTGCCGGCCCCTGAAGGTGCTGTGCCTGTTATAAAAGGAGAAGTCACCTCCACAGATACGCAATCGCGAGGAAGCAATTCTACCGCAGATGACCGAAACACCCTGTCTGATTCAAATCTATCGATGAATACAATTGAACATGAGGCAATTACTGGTTCTATTCGAATGAAAGAAACTACATCCGTTGCAACAGCTCAACCAGCCTCTGCTAATAAGGAAATTTTAGCAAAACAAAAATTAAGTCAAAACCTAAGGGCCATCGTCGACAAGGCCACAGAATCAGAAGTGATAGAACCGAAATCCCGACAAAATAGCAAGATATCCCCAGCCTATCAATCAATCAAGTTGAAGGGAGGAATAAATGCACAAGAGCCAGTCTACCAGAAACGTCCTCCCTTTTCTAACGATCGGAATCCATCTAAGTCATTAGAGCGATACAACGAGGGCGAGGACAACTCGATCTCCAACCCAGATGATGAAGCGATTGCCAGTGCCGTGAAGCTTCAGCAACAAATGAATCAAACCAATCAAGATAGTGGTTCACCCGACAATTTCATCCAAAACCCAAATACGATGGAACCCACTATAGATGAAAATCAACTTGTCCTCCAGAATCGATCAGCCCCCAATTCAAGGTACACCGCAAACGCCGACCTCGAGGAATCTAGTCCTGGTCGCAAGCTTTTAAATATAGTTACAGTCAGTTTGTTGGCGCTCTTCATTTACGCGTTTGCCGCCAAGTTTTACACTGCCCAAATGGCCCCTCTCATCAGAATTATGGATCCCCATTTAGGAGTTCTCCATTCTGCTATAGGAATTGATCGCCGACAGACATCCATTTCGAGCAAAGAGCCCCTGAAAGATCCAAGGGCGAAGGCTCCGAATCAGGTGAGCGAAATTGTCAACGAGCCGGTGGGTCCACCTATAGCTCCGGATCTCTCAACAGACCCCTCCGGCATCAATGCTGATTCAAACTTGGAAAACCAAGCTTCTGTGCCAAGTGATCTCTTAATTACGAGTACTCCGTCGGGAGCCGAAATTTACCTCAATGGAACAGGTCTAGGAAAGGTTACCCCAAGCAAAATCAAAGTCCCGAGCAATGAAAAATTCATGATCACTCTTAAGCGAGGAGGATACATTGACTATGAGAGGAAGGATCTCCTCAAATCCGAGGTTGGCATTAAGTTCGCAGCCACGCTTCAAAAAGCATTGGTAGGATACTTAAATATCGATGTGATACCTCCACGTGCAGCAAAAATATACATTAATGGACAAAAGCTTTCGGGAGAAATGCTTCCCATTTTTAACTATGCAGTCCCAGCAGAAACGTGGATTGTCGTTCGTGCTGAAGAACCCGTTGGATCGCTCGTGGCAGAAGAAAAAATCTTTCTCTCAAGAGACCAAAAGCGAAGCTTAACACTCTATCTAAAGAAGAAACCACGTGCCAAACGACAAGAAAGTACTGAGTGAGTCTTGCAATCCACACAGTGAACCTCTGTTAACGGAAACCAATTGGATTTTCTGCCTTTTTGCCTTTGCCAATCGAAGCAACCAACGATAATTCTAAGCAATGAGTCAAACGATAATCCACTTTCTTTTGGATGCACGCAAGCGGCCACCTGAACATACGGCGGTCGCGTTTAAAACAGGACATTCTTGGATCCGTTGGAGCTGGAGGGACCTTTACCGAGAGGTAGAATCCCTGGCGTGTTTTCTGAGTCTTCGCGGTCTTAGTCAGGGCGATCACATAGCCATTCTTTCATCGACAAGAATTGAGTGGTACATCGCAGATTTGGCCATTCTGGGACTAGGTGCCGTTACGGTCCCGTTATATACCTCTACTCACGAAAATGAAATCCATCTTCTATTGAATCACGCAGAGGTCAAATACCTGCTCTGTGAAAACCAAGAGGCTCTTTCAAAATGGGAAAAAATCAGGGATAAGTGCCCTGGAGTGAAGGGAGTTATGGTTTTCAGTGAAGGTTCAATAGAGGACACGAGATGGACGGGGTGGCGTGAAGCTATCACTACTGGTCGTCGCTTTTGTCAAAAGAATCCAGATTTTCTCGAGAATTCAATTCGAAATGTCAAAAGTGAAGACGTTGCCACGATCATTTATACCTCGGGAACAACTGACCATCCAAAGGGCGTTGTCCTTGCTCATTCCCAAATCATGAGCGAGGTGACTGAACTTTTCTCCCTCATGTCAGTCGATCATCGCGATATTTCACTCACCTTTCTCCCATTTGCTCACATTTTAGGTCGAGTAGAGAGCTGGGGCTCACTATACTCAGGCTTCACGATGAGTTTTGCGGAAAATTTTGAAACAATTGGAAAAAACATTCAGGAGATTCGACCCACCATTCTCATTGGAGTTCCGCGAATATTTGAAAAGATCTATTATGGAATTCAAACTCAAATCGAATCAAATCCCCTCCGACATCAGATTTTCAAATGGGCGATTAAAACAGGTCATAAATTCAGTCGTTATCGAACAAACAGGTCCAGTCCTCCAATTTTTGATCTGGGCCCGTATCTGATTGCAAAAAGACTTATTTTTGATCCCCTAAAAAGGAAGCTTGGTGGAAAATTGCGTTTTGCCATATCCGGCGGAGCTCCACTTAACGAGAACATTTCTCGCTTTTTTCACTTGGCGGGAATATTAATTCTCGAGGGTTACGGTCTCACCGAAACAACGGCAGCTGTGACGATCAACACTCCTCTTGAATATGAACTCGGCACGGTCGGCAAGCCATTTGGAGACGTAAAAATAAAGCTAGCAGAAGATGGAGAAATTCTTATCAAATCCAAAAAGGTAATGAAGGAATATTACAGAAATCCTATTGGAACAACTGAGGCAAAAACTCATGACGGCTATCTGATAACAGGCGACATCGGCGAATGGACAAATTCGGGATTTTTGCATATAACTGACCGAAAGAAAAATCTGATCCAGACGTCAGGAGGGAAATATATCAACCCACATCGTCTTGAAACGATTCTCAAAATGAATAGATATATTTCTCATGCA encodes:
- a CDS encoding dephospho-CoA kinase; translation: MIIRNGFSEREARERMQAQIPIEQKLLRSKYVVKNTGKIEDLKKEIKNILGEMES
- a CDS encoding serine/threonine protein kinase, whose product is MENKSYEVFGKYILLEKLAAGGMAEVFLSRAPGTSGIGKFVAIKRILPQFYDTQEFIDMFRDEAKIAINLSHSNVVSIYEFGVEKNQFYLVMDYVEGRNLRQILNKMKKSNSTFSIDQIIYICKEVAGGLDHAHRCHDGTTGKPLNITHRDMSPQNIMISYEGEVKIVDFGIAKAESQLETTRAGTLKGKFGYMSPEQAEGQPVDLRTDIFSLGTCLWELLANDRLFIANNEINTLRKIRECQIPSLRKINPNIHAELERVVQKALARDRNLRYQTAAAMHRDLSRYLNRQFPDFSPHDFSVFVKTLFSDEIIEARKHLIEYSKVSFDSLGVQSEERESSGQRTVTGPGPTSQSSGSGARLQSLPAPEGAVPVIKGEVTSTDTQSRGSNSTADDRNTLSDSNLSMNTIEHEAITGSIRMKETTSVATAQPASANKEILAKQKLSQNLRAIVDKATESEVIEPKSRQNSKISPAYQSIKLKGGINAQEPVYQKRPPFSNDRNPSKSLERYNEGEDNSISNPDDEAIASAVKLQQQMNQTNQDSGSPDNFIQNPNTMEPTIDENQLVLQNRSAPNSRYTANADLEESSPGRKLLNIVTVSLLALFIYAFAAKFYTAQMAPLIRIMDPHLGVLHSAIGIDRRQTSISSKEPLKDPRAKAPNQVSEIVNEPVGPPIAPDLSTDPSGINADSNLENQASVPSDLLITSTPSGAEIYLNGTGLGKVTPSKIKVPSNEKFMITLKRGGYIDYERKDLLKSEVGIKFAATLQKALVGYLNIDVIPPRAAKIYINGQKLSGEMLPIFNYAVPAETWIVVRAEEPVGSLVAEEKIFLSRDQKRSLTLYLKKKPRAKRQESTE
- a CDS encoding long-chain fatty acid--CoA ligase, whose translation is MSQTIIHFLLDARKRPPEHTAVAFKTGHSWIRWSWRDLYREVESLACFLSLRGLSQGDHIAILSSTRIEWYIADLAILGLGAVTVPLYTSTHENEIHLLLNHAEVKYLLCENQEALSKWEKIRDKCPGVKGVMVFSEGSIEDTRWTGWREAITTGRRFCQKNPDFLENSIRNVKSEDVATIIYTSGTTDHPKGVVLAHSQIMSEVTELFSLMSVDHRDISLTFLPFAHILGRVESWGSLYSGFTMSFAENFETIGKNIQEIRPTILIGVPRIFEKIYYGIQTQIESNPLRHQIFKWAIKTGHKFSRYRTNRSSPPIFDLGPYLIAKRLIFDPLKRKLGGKLRFAISGGAPLNENISRFFHLAGILILEGYGLTETTAAVTINTPLEYELGTVGKPFGDVKIKLAEDGEILIKSKKVMKEYYRNPIGTTEAKTHDGYLITGDIGEWTNSGFLHITDRKKNLIQTSGGKYINPHRLETILKMNRYISHALIHGDRRKYIVCLITLDSNAISEFILQKMIQMKDGEHPSQNPQVIEAIREAVAEANSELASFESIKNFAILPKDFSVETGELTPSMKVRRGFCDEKYKDVLDRLYGIDKEIL
- a CDS encoding dephospho-CoA kinase; the encoded protein is MKWIGLTGGIASGKSTVAQILREMGHSVVDADALARLVVAKNGPAYREVISVFGPDFFDSSGDLDRKKLGQAVFADKKKRVQLEQIIHPKVKSLAFLEKSRLEMEGKSIAFYDVPLLYEKNLESEFDAVLLIYAPESSSTRANDNSQWIF